One window of the Shewanella cyperi genome contains the following:
- a CDS encoding winged helix-turn-helix domain-containing protein: MPVVPEVSKAHKAFLRKLYLAHLMDDARHNLLSLGKLTGMPRRTLQDAIASFGDLGIKVEFVQDGERHNAGYYKVLTWGPISSAWVDTHVDDIRALLTTE; the protein is encoded by the coding sequence ATGCCTGTCGTACCCGAGGTCAGTAAAGCCCATAAGGCTTTTCTGCGCAAACTCTATCTGGCACACCTGATGGATGATGCCCGCCACAACCTGTTGTCCCTTGGCAAACTCACCGGCATGCCGCGCCGCACCCTGCAGGATGCCATCGCCAGCTTCGGCGATCTGGGGATCAAGGTGGAATTCGTCCAGGATGGCGAGCGCCACAATGCCGGTTACTACAAGGTGCTGACCTGGGGGCCCATCAGCAGTGCCTGGGTGGACACCCATGTGGACGATATTCGCGCCTTGTTAACGACCGAGTGA
- a CDS encoding GGDEF domain-containing protein: MQAYEKLLMDLLHSSLDGYALFGSDDRLVYANDAFLSLMYVFRDEVGRLTFDAILRRNFHEGRAAHIGSGDIEQFIAYVESVRRSKPYRLFEVDYLDGRWFLMSEQTDAMGNMLLQIKDITKQKQSEQHLQAALYKYHVMALTDELTGVANRRAIQDSVSAELARCSRTGAAMTILLVDLDHFKRVNDTYGHHIGDLALKHCAEVMKASLRPFDMIGRLGGEEFVVFLGNTDSQDAMVIAERIRAQIQSLPLQTPGREIALSVSIGVATQNNNPTFESLYLEADQALYEAKSQGRNRVTLR; encoded by the coding sequence ATGCAAGCTTACGAAAAATTATTGATGGATCTGCTTCACAGTTCCCTGGATGGCTACGCTCTCTTTGGTTCTGATGATCGGCTGGTCTATGCCAACGATGCCTTCCTCTCACTCATGTATGTATTTCGTGATGAAGTGGGGCGACTGACCTTTGATGCGATTTTGCGGCGCAATTTCCACGAAGGCCGGGCAGCCCATATCGGTTCTGGTGACATAGAGCAGTTTATTGCATACGTGGAAAGCGTCAGACGCTCCAAACCCTACCGCCTGTTTGAGGTTGACTATCTGGATGGCCGCTGGTTCCTGATGTCGGAGCAGACGGATGCCATGGGCAACATGTTGTTGCAAATCAAAGATATCACTAAACAGAAGCAGTCAGAGCAACATTTGCAGGCGGCATTATACAAGTATCATGTGATGGCATTGACCGATGAGCTGACCGGTGTTGCCAATCGCAGGGCGATTCAGGACTCGGTCAGCGCCGAACTGGCCCGCTGCAGCCGAACCGGCGCCGCCATGACCATACTGCTGGTGGATTTGGATCACTTTAAAAGGGTCAATGACACCTATGGTCATCATATCGGCGATTTGGCGCTGAAACATTGTGCCGAGGTCATGAAGGCCAGCTTGCGGCCGTTCGACATGATAGGTCGCCTTGGCGGCGAAGAATTTGTGGTGTTTCTTGGCAATACCGACAGCCAGGATGCCATGGTGATCGCCGAACGGATCCGCGCTCAGATCCAAAGTCTGCCATTGCAAACCCCTGGCCGAGAGATAGCCCTTTCTGTGTCTATCGGTGTTGCCACCCAGAACAACAATCCTACCTTTGAGTCCCTTTACCTGGAAGCGGATCAGGCCCTGTATGAAGCCAAGAGTCAGGGCCGTAACCGGGTTACCTTGCGCTGA
- a CDS encoding phospholipase C/P1 nuclease family protein codes for MLPAPALAYNPDTGHLPLARQALALFESCTGDSFYQSGLTVPNDSRASQVLSANHAMDKGATALPRPLLKLPEADALFPMARRVHNWHFFSPDKQDPALTLEGRTDMSMARLWNNATQGFERYGDDYRWYFLGALMHLTEDVSVPAHVAPVYHGPKLVAWKRAFAPLVDYLGWGFRGVLTIHDRIDDWPVSADLAAPQAGLCAVLATPAASVDSIRLSLARATLAAMAEAVPGCPELHWGDYWQQPLGHKYFVGYNQQLPPFGEVRARRPGLFPSCVPDKAAFDAFVKGRHLDAIRADLQLLQWARQSASGPLQPGVSAR; via the coding sequence ATGCTGCCTGCCCCCGCCCTGGCCTATAACCCGGACACAGGCCACCTGCCGCTGGCGCGCCAGGCCTTGGCCCTGTTTGAGAGTTGCACCGGCGACAGCTTTTACCAAAGCGGCCTCACTGTTCCAAACGACAGCAGGGCCAGCCAGGTGTTAAGCGCCAACCACGCCATGGACAAGGGCGCCACCGCCCTGCCCCGCCCCCTGCTCAAGCTGCCGGAGGCAGATGCCCTGTTTCCCATGGCAAGACGGGTCCACAACTGGCACTTCTTCAGCCCGGACAAGCAGGACCCGGCCCTGACACTGGAGGGTCGCACCGACATGTCGATGGCGCGGCTCTGGAATAACGCAACTCAAGGCTTTGAGCGCTATGGCGATGATTACCGTTGGTATTTTCTCGGGGCCCTGATGCACTTAACCGAGGATGTCAGTGTTCCGGCCCACGTGGCACCCGTGTATCACGGCCCCAAGCTGGTGGCCTGGAAGCGTGCCTTCGCCCCCCTGGTCGACTATCTGGGCTGGGGGTTTCGCGGTGTGCTCACCATTCACGACAGGATTGATGACTGGCCGGTCAGCGCCGATTTGGCAGCACCCCAAGCCGGCCTGTGTGCCGTGCTCGCTACCCCGGCAGCCTCTGTGGACAGTATTCGCCTGAGTCTGGCCCGTGCCACCCTGGCCGCCATGGCCGAGGCTGTACCGGGCTGCCCCGAACTGCACTGGGGCGATTACTGGCAGCAGCCCCTGGGACACAAATACTTTGTCGGCTATAACCAGCAGTTACCACCCTTTGGTGAGGTGCGCGCCCGCCGCCCCGGCCTGTTTCCAAGCTGTGTACCGGACAAGGCAGCCTTCGATGCCTTTGTTAAAGGCCGTCACCTGGATGCCATTCGCGCCGATCTGCAATTACTGCAATGGGCCAGACAGAGCGCCAGTGGACCGCTGCAACCCGGAGTCAGCGCAAGGTAA
- the galK gene encoding galactokinase, with translation MTLAVADQTTGKGQYQSSQYQSSQYQNSQVLSRAFAAAFGRPPSLVAQAPGRVNLIGEHTDYNQGFVLPCAIDFHTLVAVRPRRDRKVQVLALNYPGEQESFDLSAPEATPGPGWGRYVRAVFQVLARSGLELPGCELMILGDVPQGAGLSSSAALEIALLLALTALIGVQLPPAELARLGQMAENDFVGCACGIMDQLISAAAVAGHASLIDCRDNSLSPVALPRELSLLIVNSNVRRGLVDSEYNLRRQQCREAANLLGLTSLRDLDESALGEAIGQLPQLPGMRAGHVLGENRRTQALARAFARDDRAAIKALMAASHASMRDLFQITCPQIDLLVQLLDSVAGTRGGARMTGGGFGGCVVSLLPRELLPEARSLINREYPAQTGLNADFYTPAVVGGAHLLEHC, from the coding sequence ATGACACTGGCAGTTGCAGACCAGACCACTGGCAAGGGCCAGTACCAGAGCAGCCAGTACCAGAGCAGCCAGTACCAGAACAGCCAGGTGCTGAGCCGGGCCTTTGCCGCCGCCTTCGGCAGGCCGCCGAGCCTGGTGGCGCAGGCGCCGGGGCGGGTTAATCTCATCGGCGAGCACACTGACTATAACCAGGGCTTCGTGCTGCCCTGCGCCATCGATTTTCATACCCTGGTGGCGGTGCGGCCGCGGCGGGATCGCAAGGTGCAGGTGCTGGCGCTCAACTACCCGGGCGAGCAAGAGAGCTTCGACTTAAGCGCTCCCGAGGCCACTCCAGGGCCAGGCTGGGGTCGTTATGTCAGGGCCGTGTTCCAGGTGCTCGCCCGGAGCGGGCTGGAGCTGCCCGGCTGCGAGCTGATGATTCTGGGGGATGTGCCCCAGGGCGCAGGACTCAGTTCCTCGGCGGCGCTGGAAATCGCCCTGCTGCTGGCACTGACGGCGCTTATCGGGGTGCAATTGCCTCCCGCCGAGCTGGCCCGGCTCGGCCAGATGGCCGAAAACGATTTCGTCGGCTGCGCCTGCGGCATCATGGATCAGCTGATCTCCGCCGCCGCCGTTGCCGGCCACGCCAGCCTTATCGATTGCCGCGACAACAGCCTGAGCCCTGTGGCCCTGCCCCGGGAGCTGTCGCTGCTTATCGTCAATTCCAACGTCCGCCGCGGCCTGGTGGACAGCGAATACAACCTGCGGCGCCAACAGTGCCGCGAGGCGGCCAACCTCCTGGGGTTGACCAGCCTCAGGGATCTGGATGAGTCGGCCCTCGGTGAAGCCATAGGTCAATTGCCGCAATTGCCCGGCATGCGCGCCGGCCATGTGCTGGGAGAGAACCGCCGCACCCAGGCACTGGCGCGGGCCTTTGCCAGGGATGACAGGGCTGCCATCAAGGCCCTGATGGCAGCCAGTCATGCCTCGATGCGGGATCTGTTCCAGATAACCTGCCCCCAGATAGATCTCTTGGTGCAACTGCTGGACTCGGTCGCAGGTACTCGCGGCGGCGCCCGAATGACCGGCGGCGGCTTCGGTGGCTGCGTGGTGTCCCTGTTGCCCAGGGAGCTGCTGCCCGAGGCCCGGTCGCTTATCAACCGGGAATACCCGGCCCAAACCGGCCTCAATGCCGACTTTTACACCCCGGCCGTGGTCGGCGGGGCCCACTTGCTCGAACACTGTTAA
- a CDS encoding sodium:solute symporter family transporter, translating into MSSWDFVTFGGYCVALIAIAWWVSRRDAKQQTSSQDYFLAGNSLPWWAIGASLIAANISAEQMIGMSGSGYAIGLAIASYEWMAALTLILVAKFFLPIFLEKRIATMPQFLEQRYDRRVRTTLAVFWLGVYVLVNLTSVLYLGALAMDTITGIGLMPALLFLALFSLSYSLYGGLRAVAFTDIIQVLLLIVGGLLVSFLALDKIGMGQGVLAGTRTLLETVPDKFTLILPSNHPHYGDLPGLSVLFGGLWVMNFSYWGFNQYITQRALAAKNLQEAQKGVVFAAFLKLLMPVIVVLPGIAAAVLLPDLAKPDQAYPEMLKLVPAGLLGLTFAALVAAIASSVSSMTNSVATIFTLDIYQPLLHPDANDKRLLWVGRCSALLSLSLAVLIAEPLLGRLDQAFQYIQEFTGFFTPGIVAIFLLGFFWKKTTANAALAAAIASALLSLTLKLLWPELPFMDRVGLVFLCCILVAVTVVKLIERPRDNHHAAIHLDSLSYRTSAGFNLASVALCLVLAGLYAAWW; encoded by the coding sequence ATGTCCAGTTGGGATTTTGTCACCTTCGGCGGCTATTGCGTCGCCCTGATAGCCATAGCCTGGTGGGTATCCCGCCGCGACGCCAAACAGCAAACCAGCAGCCAGGATTATTTCCTCGCCGGTAACAGCCTGCCCTGGTGGGCGATAGGCGCGTCACTTATAGCCGCCAATATCTCCGCCGAGCAGATGATAGGCATGTCGGGTTCGGGCTATGCCATAGGCCTCGCCATCGCCTCCTACGAGTGGATGGCGGCCCTGACCCTGATCCTGGTAGCCAAATTCTTCCTGCCCATCTTCCTCGAAAAGCGTATCGCCACCATGCCGCAGTTTCTGGAGCAGAGGTACGACAGGCGGGTACGCACCACGCTGGCGGTATTTTGGCTCGGGGTCTATGTGCTGGTGAACCTGACCTCTGTGCTGTACCTGGGCGCCCTGGCCATGGACACAATCACGGGCATAGGCTTGATGCCGGCGCTGCTGTTCCTGGCACTGTTTTCCTTAAGCTATTCCCTTTACGGCGGCCTGCGAGCCGTGGCCTTCACCGACATCATCCAGGTGCTGCTGCTGATAGTCGGCGGCCTGCTGGTGTCCTTCCTGGCGCTGGACAAGATAGGCATGGGCCAGGGGGTGCTGGCGGGGACCAGGACACTGCTCGAAACTGTGCCGGACAAGTTCACCCTGATCCTGCCGAGCAACCATCCCCACTACGGCGATCTGCCGGGCTTGTCCGTGCTCTTCGGTGGCCTGTGGGTGATGAATTTCTCCTACTGGGGCTTTAACCAATACATCACCCAGAGGGCGCTGGCGGCGAAGAACCTGCAGGAGGCCCAGAAGGGGGTGGTGTTTGCCGCTTTCCTCAAGCTGCTGATGCCTGTGATAGTGGTGCTGCCGGGCATAGCCGCCGCCGTGCTGCTGCCGGATCTGGCCAAGCCGGACCAGGCTTATCCCGAGATGCTTAAGCTGGTACCGGCGGGCCTGCTCGGACTCACCTTTGCCGCCCTGGTGGCCGCCATCGCCTCCTCGGTCAGCTCCATGACCAACAGCGTGGCCACCATTTTCACCCTGGATATCTACCAGCCGCTGCTGCATCCCGATGCCAACGATAAACGCCTGTTGTGGGTGGGGCGCTGCTCGGCGCTGCTGTCGCTCTCGCTGGCGGTGTTGATTGCCGAGCCCTTGCTTGGCCGTCTCGATCAGGCCTTCCAGTACATACAGGAATTCACCGGCTTCTTTACCCCCGGGATAGTGGCCATCTTTTTGCTGGGTTTCTTCTGGAAGAAGACCACCGCCAATGCGGCGCTGGCCGCCGCCATCGCCTCGGCGTTGCTGTCGCTGACACTGAAACTGCTGTGGCCTGAGTTGCCCTTTATGGACAGGGTGGGACTGGTGTTCCTGTGCTGCATCCTGGTGGCGGTGACAGTGGTCAAGCTGATTGAGCGGCCACGGGACAATCACCATGCCGCGATTCATCTGGACAGCCTGAGCTACCGCACCAGCGCCGGCTTTAACTTGGCTTCTGTGGCCCTGTGCCTGGTGCTGGCGGGACTGTACGCCGCCTGGTGGTAA